A genome region from Glycine max cultivar Williams 82 chromosome 5, Glycine_max_v4.0, whole genome shotgun sequence includes the following:
- the LOC100527562 gene encoding BSD domain-containing protein yields MELWNRARSFAEEAAKRSQELSLGARATQFTNIIAETTKEIAAQASKHLPRPYAINDVDLHRFGITEELRDFVKGITITTFEDFPLQDDTELSDVPAVSNVRQDLTEWQEKHASLVLSTVKEISGLRYELCPRVMKERKFWRIYFILVNNHTAPYENKYMEDNKLKSCEQVKDHKVMMESLNTELISNQEVQEVKKEAKPSNSSTEQDLDVFLLGEGNSDDEPDDGDGGYDDDLEKLMDNSDDEKGKS; encoded by the exons ATGGAGCTGTGGAACAGAGCCCGAAGCTTTGCGGAAGAAGCAGCGAAACGATCCCAGGAACTGTCGTTGGGAGCTAGAGCTACCCAATTCACCAACATCATAGCAGAAACCACCAAAGAAATCGCAGCGCAAGCTTCCAAGCACTTGCCCCGACCTTATGCCATAAACGACGTCGATCTCCACCGTTTTGGCATCACCGAAGAGTTGAGGGACTTTGTCAAAGGAATCACCATCACTACCTTTGAGGATTTTCCCCTTCAAG ATGATACGGAATTGTCTGATGTTCCTGCAGTTTCAAATGTTAGGCAGGACCTAACCGAGTGGCAGGAAAAACATGCCAGTCTTGTTCTTTCTACAGTCAAG gaGATTTCAGGATTGAGGTATGAACTGTGTCCACGAGTCATGAAAGAGAGGAAGTTTTGGagaatatattttatacttGTGAATAATCACACTGCACC CTATGAGAATAAGTACATGGAAGACAATAAACTAAAATCATGTGAACAAGTAAAAGATCACAAAGTGATGATGGAATCCTTAAACACTGAATTGATCTCCAATCAAGAGGTGCAAGAAGTGAAAAAGGAGGCCAAACCTTCGAATTCATCAACAGAGCAAGACTTGGATGTATTTCTTCTGGGAGAAGGAAACAGTGATGATGAGCCTG ATGATGGCGATGGGGGATatgatgatgatttggaaaaacTGATGGATAATTCG GATGATGAGAAAGGGAAATCATAG
- the LOC100527562 gene encoding BSD domain-containing protein isoform X1 has protein sequence MELWNRARSFAEEAAKRSQELSLGARATQFTNIIAETTKEIAAQASKHLPRPYAINDVDLHRFGITEELRDFVKGITITTFEDFPLQDDTELSDVPAVSNVRQDLTEWQEKHASLVLSTVKEISGLSYENKYMEDNKLKSCEQVKDHKVMMESLNTELISNQEVQEVKKEAKPSNSSTEQDLDVFLLGEGNSDDEPDDGDGGYDDDLEKLMDNSDDEKGKS, from the exons ATGGAGCTGTGGAACAGAGCCCGAAGCTTTGCGGAAGAAGCAGCGAAACGATCCCAGGAACTGTCGTTGGGAGCTAGAGCTACCCAATTCACCAACATCATAGCAGAAACCACCAAAGAAATCGCAGCGCAAGCTTCCAAGCACTTGCCCCGACCTTATGCCATAAACGACGTCGATCTCCACCGTTTTGGCATCACCGAAGAGTTGAGGGACTTTGTCAAAGGAATCACCATCACTACCTTTGAGGATTTTCCCCTTCAAG ATGATACGGAATTGTCTGATGTTCCTGCAGTTTCAAATGTTAGGCAGGACCTAACCGAGTGGCAGGAAAAACATGCCAGTCTTGTTCTTTCTACAGTCAAG gaGATTTCAGGATTGAG CTATGAGAATAAGTACATGGAAGACAATAAACTAAAATCATGTGAACAAGTAAAAGATCACAAAGTGATGATGGAATCCTTAAACACTGAATTGATCTCCAATCAAGAGGTGCAAGAAGTGAAAAAGGAGGCCAAACCTTCGAATTCATCAACAGAGCAAGACTTGGATGTATTTCTTCTGGGAGAAGGAAACAGTGATGATGAGCCTG ATGATGGCGATGGGGGATatgatgatgatttggaaaaacTGATGGATAATTCG GATGATGAGAAAGGGAAATCATAG